A stretch of the Rhodohalobacter mucosus genome encodes the following:
- a CDS encoding RuBisCO large subunit C-terminal-like domain-containing protein, translated as MATVEPESKLFHATYRFTADDIGAAEQIADSICLEQSVEMPRDAVPDHVSSSIAQLLSLFPSSDNLWSATIGYPLHLFDDDPTQFLNVIFGNISLQPGIQLIDLEKDKLHGVLPGPSFGIQGIRELSGVSDRPLSCTALKPVGLSPDELALRAEQFAAGGLDIIKDDHGLADQQSAPFSARVKACVSAIEKGMQKSGKRTLYFPNITTTPNRLMDRYREAADCGADGVLVSAQLCGPAIMKELATIGELPVIAHPSFSGSMVVSHSQGIVAPLYFGTLWRAMGADFIIYPNAMGRFSFTVEQCMDINEHCRQNIEGIKSAFPVPGGGINRDTVPEWMNKYGRDTVFLIGGSLYQHPEGLQFAAAEFQQRLRNT; from the coding sequence ATGGCCACCGTTGAACCGGAGTCCAAGCTGTTTCACGCAACCTATCGCTTTACCGCAGATGACATCGGGGCGGCTGAACAGATTGCTGATTCCATCTGCCTGGAGCAGTCTGTGGAAATGCCGCGCGATGCCGTTCCCGATCATGTCTCATCATCCATTGCTCAGCTTCTGTCACTATTCCCTTCCAGTGATAACCTTTGGTCTGCAACCATCGGCTACCCCCTTCATCTTTTTGATGATGATCCAACCCAGTTTCTGAACGTGATTTTTGGGAACATCTCCCTTCAGCCCGGAATACAGCTAATCGATCTGGAAAAAGATAAGCTCCATGGGGTGCTCCCGGGCCCATCATTCGGCATCCAAGGCATCCGGGAGCTTTCCGGTGTTTCTGACAGGCCACTAAGCTGTACCGCACTCAAGCCCGTGGGATTATCACCCGATGAGCTTGCATTGCGCGCAGAACAGTTTGCAGCAGGCGGATTGGACATCATAAAAGATGATCATGGCCTTGCAGATCAACAGAGCGCCCCGTTCTCGGCGCGAGTAAAGGCTTGCGTATCGGCAATTGAAAAAGGAATGCAGAAAAGCGGCAAGAGAACACTCTATTTTCCAAACATTACAACCACCCCCAACCGGCTTATGGATCGGTATCGGGAAGCTGCTGATTGCGGTGCAGACGGTGTTCTGGTTTCTGCCCAGCTCTGCGGACCCGCCATTATGAAGGAACTTGCAACGATTGGTGAGCTGCCGGTAATAGCACATCCCTCATTTTCAGGATCCATGGTTGTAAGTCACTCTCAGGGGATCGTTGCCCCGCTCTACTTTGGAACCCTCTGGAGAGCGATGGGAGCTGATTTTATCATCTATCCAAACGCAATGGGCCGGTTTTCTTTCACTGTTGAACAGTGTATGGATATAAATGAACATTGCAGGCAGAATATTGAAGGCATAAAAAGTGCATTTCCGGTGCCCGGAGGCGGAATAAACAGAGACACTGTACCGGAGTGGATGAACAAATACGGCCGGGATACCGTTTTTCTGATAGGCGGGAGCTTGTATCAGCACCCAGAGGGCCTGCAGTTCGCTGCAGCTGAATTTCAACAAAGATTACGGAATACATGA
- a CDS encoding cupin domain-containing protein encodes MKNRSRIIKADGFTWKGVERKEYKTGTSNFKGVHRYSLLGDETEELNFHSRYFEIRDGGYSSLEQHRHPHSVVIIRGSGSLILDNEIHHLALHDVIFISPDTIHQFHADKGEPLGFLCMVDRYRDKPVIPDDDAIQNRITDRKVLQKIRK; translated from the coding sequence ATGAAAAACAGATCCAGGATAATAAAAGCGGACGGTTTTACATGGAAAGGTGTGGAGCGGAAAGAGTACAAAACCGGTACCAGCAATTTCAAGGGGGTCCATCGCTATTCACTTTTGGGTGACGAAACAGAGGAACTGAATTTTCACAGCAGGTATTTTGAAATCCGGGACGGGGGTTATTCAAGCCTGGAGCAGCACCGGCATCCGCACAGTGTTGTGATTATCAGGGGCAGTGGTTCGCTGATCCTGGACAATGAAATTCATCATCTCGCACTTCATGACGTCATATTCATCTCTCCGGATACCATCCATCAGTTTCATGCCGACAAAGGTGAACCTCTCGGTTTTCTGTGCATGGTAGACCGATACCGTGATAAACCGGTTATACCTGATGATGATGCCATCCAAAACAGGATTACAGACAGGAAGGTATTACAGAAAATCAGAAAATAG
- a CDS encoding GIY-YIG nuclease family protein: MYYAYIIYSPSRDTYYKGHTSLTPQQRLERHNDQWTVSTRSGIPWDLTFYKSFETKTEAIRYELFLKKQKNRAFIESLISSRENEFTQ, translated from the coding sequence ATGTATTACGCATACATTATCTACAGCCCTTCCAGAGATACCTACTACAAAGGACACACCTCACTGACGCCGCAACAACGACTGGAGCGTCATAACGATCAATGGACTGTTTCAACCAGGTCCGGAATTCCATGGGACCTGACGTTTTACAAGTCATTCGAAACCAAAACCGAGGCCATTCGCTATGAACTATTCCTGAAGAAACAGAAGAACCGGGCCTTCATAGAATCCCTTATCTCGTCCAGGGAAAATGAATTTACTCAATAG
- a CDS encoding MauE/DoxX family redox-associated membrane protein, with translation MKAKQILPYIQTSFRILLGALLLVAGILKVQDNSALFESVAYITWIPLGLKSLIIDTLPWIEIVMGSLLIFNLFGSVVKPAVSAIYLAFFIFAIYGLGSGMEGDCGCFGDPENGSILAMLLGSEFGWKMVMRNGIFVGMAGLLFLKTGNNSTDSPE, from the coding sequence ATGAAAGCAAAACAGATTCTTCCATACATCCAGACTTCGTTCCGGATTCTGCTCGGAGCACTGCTTCTGGTTGCGGGTATTTTAAAAGTTCAGGACAACAGCGCACTGTTCGAAAGTGTGGCATATATCACCTGGATCCCGCTTGGTTTAAAATCCCTGATCATTGATACACTTCCCTGGATTGAAATTGTGATGGGTTCCCTTCTGATTTTTAATCTGTTTGGCTCGGTTGTAAAACCTGCTGTGTCAGCCATTTATCTGGCATTCTTTATTTTTGCCATTTACGGTCTTGGATCCGGAATGGAGGGAGACTGCGGCTGCTTCGGAGATCCTGAAAACGGATCCATTCTGGCCATGCTTCTGGGTAGTGAATTCGGCTGGAAGATGGTGATGCGGAACGGCATTTTTGTTGGCATGGCAGGGCTTCTCTTCCTGAAAACGGGAAATAACAGTACAGACTCACCAGAATAG
- the purF gene encoding amidophosphoribosyltransferase: MMDKPYDYCGIFGIYDHTDAALLTYYGLHALQHRGQESAGIVSTYYDEKKGRYVMPMHKDFGLVLSVFDDAKIFKKELKGRSAIGHNRYSTSGSSRNPANIQPFRVHYRNGNLAIGHNGNLSNARTLRERFRHEGVLFQSTSDTELILHLISHSRKETQMEQIMDALQQIEGAYCLVILTDTKLIAVRDPNGFRPLALGMIDGSYTVASETCAFDIIGADYIRDVEPGEVIVIDREANARKEPKSYYLEPQKGTSSSQCIFEYVYFSRPDSKIFGEMVDKIRRNLGKQLAKEHPIDKILNHPDPDKKPIVISVPDSSNTAALGYAHENQKAGNDCKYDIGLIRNHYVGRTFISPGQKSREQKVRTKFNTVKGVIEGRSVIIVDDSIVRGTTSRYLVDMIREANPLEIHFLVSSPPITHPCFYGMDFPSPDELIANRFNRDVHAIAEEIGVDSLRYLSAEGLVTAVREANPSRHGYCTACFTGNYPVPVDFGVQKEENEIV, translated from the coding sequence ATGATGGATAAACCTTATGACTACTGCGGTATTTTCGGTATTTATGACCACACCGATGCTGCACTTCTCACCTACTACGGACTTCACGCTCTCCAGCATCGCGGTCAGGAATCAGCGGGGATCGTAAGCACCTATTACGATGAAAAAAAAGGGCGTTATGTGATGCCCATGCACAAGGATTTCGGTTTGGTTTTATCGGTATTTGATGATGCAAAAATTTTCAAAAAGGAATTGAAGGGTCGCTCTGCTATCGGCCACAACCGGTATTCCACATCGGGTTCATCCCGCAATCCCGCCAATATTCAACCTTTTCGCGTACACTATAGAAACGGAAACCTGGCCATAGGACATAATGGAAATCTGTCGAATGCCAGAACTCTTCGCGAGCGATTTCGGCATGAGGGTGTTCTTTTTCAAAGTACCTCCGATACGGAGTTGATACTTCACCTGATCTCACACAGCCGCAAGGAAACACAGATGGAGCAGATCATGGACGCCCTTCAACAGATCGAAGGGGCGTACTGCCTTGTTATTCTGACTGACACAAAGCTTATTGCGGTCAGGGACCCAAATGGGTTCCGACCACTCGCACTGGGCATGATCGACGGCTCCTATACGGTTGCCAGCGAAACCTGTGCATTTGACATCATCGGTGCCGACTACATCCGTGATGTGGAGCCCGGCGAGGTGATTGTCATTGACCGGGAGGCGAATGCACGAAAGGAGCCCAAATCCTACTACCTTGAACCGCAAAAAGGAACCTCGAGCAGTCAGTGCATTTTTGAATATGTCTATTTTTCGCGCCCCGACAGCAAGATATTCGGTGAGATGGTGGATAAAATCCGCCGAAATCTTGGCAAACAACTGGCCAAGGAACACCCTATTGATAAGATTCTGAACCACCCCGATCCCGATAAAAAGCCAATTGTCATTTCGGTGCCTGATTCAAGCAATACTGCCGCCCTGGGATATGCCCATGAAAATCAGAAAGCCGGCAATGACTGTAAGTACGACATCGGGCTGATTCGAAATCACTATGTAGGCCGTACCTTCATCTCACCCGGGCAAAAATCAAGAGAGCAGAAAGTACGGACCAAGTTCAATACGGTGAAAGGTGTGATTGAAGGCCGCTCCGTTATTATCGTGGACGACTCGATCGTGCGCGGCACTACATCCCGCTATCTTGTGGATATGATACGGGAGGCCAATCCGCTTGAGATTCATTTCCTGGTGAGTTCACCGCCTATCACCCACCCCTGTTTTTACGGCATGGACTTTCCAAGCCCCGACGAGCTCATCGCAAACCGCTTCAATCGTGATGTGCACGCGATTGCAGAAGAGATCGGCGTAGACAGCCTGCGTTACCTTTCCGCTGAAGGACTGGTAACCGCCGTCAGGGAAGCCAACCCATCCAGGCACGGCTACTGTACAGCCTGCTTTACCGGTAACTACCCGGTGCCCGTCGATTTTGGCGTACAGAAAGAAGAAAATGAAATTGTTTGA
- the yihA gene encoding ribosome biogenesis GTP-binding protein YihA/YsxC translates to MAFNKARFITSAPKLSDCPPESLPEICFAGRSNVGKSSIINKITNRKRLARTSNTPGKTQQMNYYEIDDSFYLVDLPGFGYAKVPKKERDRWGRDIQNYLLKRNTLHLVLHLVDSRHPPSKLDEEFFYWLGSNQKPFAILLTKADKISNNKLRSSLAAIRKILEEMNIDVPVIPCSAQSGKGIEEIRSLILEFTDQEHLH, encoded by the coding sequence ATGGCTTTTAATAAGGCGCGCTTCATTACAAGTGCCCCAAAATTATCCGACTGCCCGCCCGAATCGCTGCCCGAGATATGTTTTGCGGGACGATCGAATGTAGGCAAGTCATCAATCATCAATAAGATCACCAACCGAAAAAGGCTGGCCCGTACGAGCAATACTCCGGGTAAAACCCAACAGATGAACTACTACGAGATAGACGACTCGTTCTACCTTGTTGATCTTCCCGGATTCGGCTATGCAAAGGTTCCCAAAAAAGAACGTGATCGCTGGGGTCGGGATATTCAGAACTACCTGCTTAAACGAAACACGCTTCACCTCGTCCTGCATCTGGTAGATTCACGGCATCCTCCATCCAAGCTGGACGAAGAATTCTTTTACTGGCTTGGTTCGAACCAGAAACCATTTGCCATTCTTCTTACCAAAGCCGACAAGATCTCCAATAACAAGCTGAGAAGCTCACTTGCAGCAATCCGGAAAATTCTTGAAGAGATGAATATCGACGTACCTGTAATTCCCTGTTCCGCCCAATCCGGTAAAGGTATTGAAGAAATACGAAGCCTCATTCTGGAATTTACCGATCAGGAACACCTGCACTGA